A window of Cellulomonas sp. SLBN-39 genomic DNA:
CGCGGCCGAGGCCGGCGCGGTCGAGGTCGGCACCGCCACCGCCGCGATCCGCCGCGCGTACGTCGACGGCGTCGAGGACCGCGGGTCCGAGTCGAGCCTCGGCAGCCTCGTCGCGGACTCCCAGCGGTGGGCGACGAGCCGCGACAACCCCGCGTACGGGGGCGCCGAGACCGACCTGGCGTTCACCAACCCCGGCGGCCTGCGCGCCGACCTGCCGGCCGGCACCCTCACCTACCGCGACGTGGCCAACGTCCAGCCGTTCGCCAACACCCTCGTGGTGCTGGAGATGCGCGGGTCGCAGGTCCGCCAGGCGCTCGAGGAGCAGTGGCAGCCCGCCGGCTCGACGCGCCCCAAGCTGTACCTCGGCACGTCCGGCAACCTCACGTACACGTACCTGGAGGAGGCCGAGCGCGGCGCGCACATCACGTCCGTCACGGTCGACGGCGAGCCGCTCGACCCGACGGCCACGTACCGCGTCGCGGTCAACTCGTTCCTCGCGTCCGGCGGCGACGGCTTCGCGGCCTTCGCCGAGGCGGCGTCCCGGGCCGACTCCGGGCAGATCGACCTCGAGGCCGTCGTGTCCTACGTCGCGGCGCACAGCCCGATCACGCCGCCGGAGCTGGGCCGCTCGATCGTCTCGACCGGCTCGGAGCCGACCCCCGTGCCGACCACCCCCGCCCCGAGCCCGACCCCGACGCCCACGGCGGGGCCGACCACGCCGGCCCCGAGCCCGACCGTCACCCCGACGCCGACGCCGACCACCGGGGCGGACTGGGTGCGGGTCGACCTGCGCACCGGGCAGGTGCGCGTCGGCGGCGTGCTGCGGGCGACCCTGACGGGCCTGGAGCCCGGGCAGCGCGTCACGGCGACCGTCTACTCGACCCCGGTGGAGATCGGCACGTTCACCGCCGACGCGGACGGCGAGATCGCGATCGCGTGGACCGTCCCGTCGTCGCTGCCCGTGGGTGAGCACCGCCTCGTGCTGACGTCCGACGGCCTGGACCCGGTGGAGGTCGAGCTCGAGGTGCTCGCCGCCACGAGCGAGGCGCTGGCCGCGACGGGCGCGACGCTCGCGTCCGCGCTGCTCGTGGCGCTGGCCCTGCTGGGCGCCGGCGCCGGCGTGCTGCACCTGCGCCGCCGCGCGGCGGGCCGCACGGCCTGACGCACCCTCGACGGCCCGGTCCCCGCGCGGGGCCGGGCCGTCGGCGTCCCTGGCCCCGGGCCCGGACTCGCCCCCGGGGCGGGGCCTGGGACCCCGTGGGCGGCGGGACACCAGGTCACCCGGACGGGCGACCTCCACCACGGGCCCGCACGCAGTCCATCGGGCGTTCACCT
This region includes:
- a CDS encoding bifunctional UDP-sugar hydrolase/5'-nucleotidase, with translation MAAPRPQEPRARLTRTVTSCALAAALIPTALVPAVASPVAAAPADGTVDLQLLGVNDVHGRLEPDLRSGVAGLPVLAGAVAQLRAENPATVLVSAGDTIGASTFTSFIAQDSPTIEAFNAAGLAVSAAGNHEFDRGFADLAGRVADEADFPILGANVYAKGTQDPVLPESWVTTVEGVTIGFVGVVTAQTPSLVSPAGIADLDFGDPVEALDRVSAELADEVDVVVGLVHEGAETTSCAQIGAADDAFGRVVRETSADVDVIFSGHTHLGYACAFDVAGSDVQRPVVQGGQYGSHLARVRLTWDTAAEEVVGVATDLLPTVVGGAPAYPADPAVQAVVTAATAAAAEAGAVEVGTATAAIRRAYVDGVEDRGSESSLGSLVADSQRWATSRDNPAYGGAETDLAFTNPGGLRADLPAGTLTYRDVANVQPFANTLVVLEMRGSQVRQALEEQWQPAGSTRPKLYLGTSGNLTYTYLEEAERGAHITSVTVDGEPLDPTATYRVAVNSFLASGGDGFAAFAEAASRADSGQIDLEAVVSYVAAHSPITPPELGRSIVSTGSEPTPVPTTPAPSPTPTPTAGPTTPAPSPTVTPTPTPTTGADWVRVDLRTGQVRVGGVLRATLTGLEPGQRVTATVYSTPVEIGTFTADADGEIAIAWTVPSSLPVGEHRLVLTSDGLDPVEVELEVLAATSEALAATGATLASALLVALALLGAGAGVLHLRRRAAGRTA